The Frankiaceae bacterium genome includes the window TCGACGCGCGGCTGCCCGACGGCACCCGCCTGCACGCCGTCCTGTCGCCGCCGGCGACGCGGGCGACGTGCGTGAGCATCCGTACGCTCCGCCGCCAGCACCTCACGCTCGCCGACCTCCGCGACGGCGGCTCCGTCTCCGGCCCGCTCGCCGAGTGGCTGCGCGCGGTCGTGCTCGCGCGGCTCGCGGTCGTCGTCTCCGGCGGCACCGGCACCGGCAAGACGACGCTGCTCGGCTGCCTGCTCGGGCTCGTCCCCGCGGGGGAGCGGCTGGTGCTCGTCGAGGACGCCGCCGAGCTCCGGCCGTCCGCGCCGCACGTCGTCTCGCTCGAGGCCCGCCCGCCCAACGTCGAGGGCGCGGGCGAGATCACCCTGCGCGACCTCGTACGCCAGGCCATGCGGATGCGCCCCGACCGGCTGGTCGTCGGCGAGGTGCGCGGCCCCGAGGTCGTCGACATGCTCGCCGCCCTCAACACGGGCCACGACGGCGGCATGACGACGCTGCACGCCAACACCGCGGCCGACGTCGTACCCCGGCTCGCGGCCCTGGCCGGACCGGCTGGTCTCACCGGTGCCGCCCTGGCGGTGCAGGTCGGCGCGGCCGTCGACGTCGTCGTGCACCTCGTCCGTCCGTCCGCGCGCAGGGTCGCCGAGGTCGCCGTGCTGTCGGGCGGCGAGGTCGTGCCGGCGCTGGTGTACGACGGCGAGCGCACCCGCCGGGGCCCCGCGCTCGACGCGCTGGCCGGTCGGATCGCGGCGCGGGGCGTCGTACCCCCGGAGGCGCCGTGACGCCGCTCGTCGTGGGTGTGCTGACGACCCTGGCGG containing:
- a CDS encoding TadA family conjugal transfer-associated ATPase — protein: MNPPPDLVERVRRRLAAEPWPPPPARVAAAVRAEGGFPEGADPLALLQRLEDEVSGAGPLGPLLRDPAVTDVLVNAPDDVWCDRGAGLERADASFADDAAVVALVRRLAGRVGRRFDAAQPWVDARLPDGTRLHAVLSPPATRATCVSIRTLRRQHLTLADLRDGGSVSGPLAEWLRAVVLARLAVVVSGGTGTGKTTLLGCLLGLVPAGERLVLVEDAAELRPSAPHVVSLEARPPNVEGAGEITLRDLVRQAMRMRPDRLVVGEVRGPEVVDMLAALNTGHDGGMTTLHANTAADVVPRLAALAGPAGLTGAALAVQVGAAVDVVVHLVRPSARRVAEVAVLSGGEVVPALVYDGERTRRGPALDALAGRIAARGVVPPEAP